One stretch of Urocitellus parryii isolate mUroPar1 chromosome 12, mUroPar1.hap1, whole genome shotgun sequence DNA includes these proteins:
- the LOC113178500 gene encoding mitoregulin, producing MADVSERTLQVSVLVAFASGVLVGWQANRLRRRYLDWRKRRLQDKLATTQKKLDLA from the coding sequence ATGGCGGACGTGTCGGAGAGGACGCTGCAGGTGTCGGTGCTGGTGGCTTTCGCCTCCGGAGTGCTCGTCGGCTGGCAGGCGAACCGGCTAAGGAGGCGCTACCTGGACTGGAGGAAGCGGAGGCTGCAGGACAAGCTGGCGACGACGCAGAAGAAGCTGGACCTGGCCTGA